The Primulina huaijiensis isolate GDHJ02 chromosome 18, ASM1229523v2, whole genome shotgun sequence DNA window CACACCCAAAAGCACGAGAAGCAAAAAAGTACGAGTCATGTTATATCACTCGAAAACTTTACACCAATATGAAACCCAATCAAGTTCTGATGAATTCGGAACTCAAAATCAGGTGTTTATATAGAGAGACAGAAGAACAAACTTTCAAAGTTACGGTTGAGTATTCCCCCCACTGTCTTTTCTTCTCGATCGTAACATTTAATGAAGTTAGCTGCAATTTCTCTTTACTATATAGCTTCTATTGCTTTGAGCCACAGAAGACGTAAATACATAGCTGGCATTGCTATTTTCAATTAATGAAAGATGCTGTTAACCTCACCATTTCTGGTTATGCGGGGACTTTTGATCTGGAAATTGCACGAGTACTACTTATTTCAGAAACTTTAAGTTGGAAGGAATACCGGTGCGGTGCTACTTTTATAAGCATACTATTAATTGTGTTGATAAGCTACAATGTGGGTGGGTGGTCCTTGGAATGGTACTCAGCTCGATCGTAAGAAGTGACGCTAGCTTTTTGTTCATAAATTGAAATGGATAAAAGTGAAATACGTATGAGAAATCTGCAGAACACAAGTTCTATGCTGCACCTGAGTTTTACTCCGCGAGGAAATTTTACACATAAATCAATCACTAAAATGAAGAGATTAATATTTGAAGTATTACAGAGAATTATCAAGAGAGCTTGTCTCTCACGTAGAAACCTTGGATTGTTGGTGGAATTGTTGATACTaatttcaaattgaagttcaaatattatACCTGTATACATTAATGATCCACTTTGTCCCTAGTATTCTGATAATTGACAGATTAAATGTGGTAGAAAGTtggaatatgattttaaatgagaGATTTGGAGACGTACCACCGACTAGATGGAAATGTAATATACCTTCTAACTTTAAGAACTACCAATTGTTCAAACCTCAGTAGTGACGAATCAGGAAACCAACAGGCTCCAACTGCTCCATTCATGAATCAAGCTGTTCTATTTCTAAGACGCTGAGAAAAAAAAGATATCAAAAGAAACTTGCACATTTTTTAATTGTTCTTGAAAAATATACACAATTTAATGATTATACAATTGTCTCATGATTGTCGACAGATGAAGAAGCACTGGGCTTTGGGGGCTTCTTAGAAAATATTGAGAATGGTTGGAGCAAAGGGTTCTTCTCCTCGTTATTTTTGGATGGAGTTTTTGACGAGCTCCTACTTTTGCCACCAAATATTAAGCCAAGCTTCTTGAAACGGTTTCTCAGGTCACCTGCCGCAGTTTCTTCAGGCAGATTGGTGATCTTAATAACTTCGTCTTGATTTAGTAGCATTGTCTCCATTGTTTCATAAACCTGCGATGAATGTAATAGCAATTTGTCTTAATAGTTGCATCTGACAATATCACTGGCCTTGACTGCATAAAACTTACCTGGCTTATGTCATCAAGTTTCTCGACCCATAATTTTCCTTGACAAGTTGCAACCAAATACTTCTTGCACTCGTTGAACAAATTCGACAAGCTGGGACTTGTAGAGAGAGTGGCCTCAGCGATTACTAGCCCCGAACCCAACTGGAAATTTAGAAAGAGATATCAAGAGTCACGTGGTTATTAAAAGCTCAACAGACGAACATCTGGTTTAATGTACATCAAGGTGCAACTCAAGGAGCAGTTGTTCCATCAAGTGTGCACCTTGGCCGTGAGGCATGCAATTTAAAGTCTTGAAGAACTTACAACAGCAATGAAGAGCTGCTTGAAAATCTCAGAAGGTGAGACATCATCCAGATAGTTCAGTATACCTTCCCTACATAAGTGTTGCAACGTTGCTTAAGTTATCCACAAAAAATTCAGATTATGATATTGTTGATATTTTGTGAAGCTTACACGGCTAAATCCTCATCATAAAGAGGAGATTGTCTCACTGCTGGCACAGGTTTGGATGTTTCCCACAGTTCACGCCACAAATTGCCTAGAAATCAAGTCATAAATTTGATTACACAATATATTTAGAACATAAATGAGTGAGTCAGAAGCATTGTTCTTGACATGTTTTTGTAAAACAATGGCCTTGCATATCAATCACTCTCAAATAGGAAGCAATGTTTCTGAGGAAGCCAATGTGGAACCGTTTATATTTCACTGCTTTTTCCACTAGCACAGCAAGTAATTTCTCCCTTGGGTAAACTCTAATGTAACTTAAAACATGAGTTGCTAGCACTATTGCTCAAAAACAATGATTTTCAACTACAGCATTTCATCAAAACATCAAAAGGTGATAAATTGTTATTAGCCTTGTCTGCTGCCATATGATTCAACCCTGCCCACTAGTAAAACCAAGGCGAGAATAAATTTAACAAAACCAATCATCCATAGTGTAAGTAAATTTCGAAAACCGAACTTCTTTCCTAAAAGCTGCGACAAAAAATAGACTGCTAATCTACCATAGCGTGCTTAAACGCCattctcatcaaaatcaaggGAATCCTCGTTTAACATCTAGAATTCGTTGAAAATAAGAAATGTTTCAACAGAGGGAACTTATCTGTCTTCAAATACTAAAAAGAACAGCCAATCCAGATGATTAGTTACACTTAGCCTTATAAGAGTATTACCTTCCTTTTGCATTCGCTGACTAAGTTGTCCTTTGACAGACAACACATCACCACAACCAGGGGTATCAATCAAATCACTGCTGGAATAATTTTCCATCCAATCAGGAGGAGAGTGCCATCTAACAAAATCTTCTAATATGCAACCAGGATTCGCGGCCTGACAAAAATAGCAGTGCCAATTAGGAATGAAAAGTATCAAAGTTTTCCCATAGTCTAAGTTTCCAAGGGCATCATCATGAAACATACCTTGAAGGCCTGCATGTCTGAAAGAAGTTGGGAGCATCCTGCTCCAAGACTGACCAAATAAAAGCAGGCAACTCAAGTCAGAAAATGCACTTAAGAATATAAGAGAGACAAAGGTCTTCAGTCCTCAACATTGTCATTAGAAAATTGGTATATCATACACCTTTTCTTTAAATTGGAATGCTTGCACTTAGGTGGAGTACCATAGAAACTGAATCACAAGGTGAAAATTTCCACATTATTTACATGCAGGGCCTTCAAGGAGAATCATTGTGGCAAGAAAATAGATTTGCACAGATAATAAGTAAGCCctcaaaataaaatcaaagaaaCTTTAACTAATGTGGCGAAACACAATTCCCCGTGCACAAGTATCCTAAAAAAAGTTCCAACTTGAACATCAGatcattaaaaagaaaataaatctaATGTCAACTTTATTGAACTAGTAAACTATTTCCAATGTCTTACTTGATTGAACTAGTAAACTATTCCCGTCTAGGGAGATACAAATCCATTGATGTTCAATAAGTTCAACGAAGAGGAAAACCCTTGTCTTTCAGCCTGTAATATCTAGAGATGCTCGATAATTGAATAAGCTTTTCTAATATTCCTCCTTTTGTTATTTGTCCAAGTCGTCAAACCTAACCTAGAAGTCCCACTATCTTTAGGCACTGGTAAAAAGCCCAGATGTTAAAAACTTAAACCAAGTCACGGTTTGATGAACTGAATGCTtccaaatattcattttatcaGTAATTTTAGTCACAAACCAAGATCTTGCTGATGCatgaaaatatgaataaagTTGACGGAGTTGCTGAATAAAGTTGACGGAGACAGAACATGCACAGTATGAATTGCGGTCAATTGACATGATTATTCAACTACTATCTCGTTCCATCTATGACTATCGGCATGCATGCACAAACACTTGATGCAGACACACAGCAGCATCCAGGGACATGCAACAGAAGATGAAGCTAGATAAAAACTCAGTGCTTATTATTTGCTGTTGTAGAATTTTTTTCCCAAGGTAGCATGTGAGACAATGCCAGTTACCACAAGATAAGATATCAACACAGTCTTAAAACACAACATGACAAAAAGTGATGACCTACGTGATTCTCACCATGTTGGATTACTCTGATCCACTAGATCCAGAGAAACAATGTTTTTCGAAACAAAGAAGTCATTAAAAGTTTGATGATAATGAAAAGGATTAAATGCTACGAGCGCAACTGCCAAACCATATCAGGTCAAAGGTAGTTTGCAAATTACTAACCTCCCAGTTCGAAGTACAAACTCCTCTGTTTCCTTGATAAGGTCTTCTGTTAGCAAAGGCGGTTCCTATAAGTATGTGCATAAACCAAAAATGAGAAATGATGTAAACATTATTTCATTATCGTATGATCTATGTTTGACCAACCTGCATCACAGGTGAATACACAGATTCCCCAGTTTCGAGCATTGTCAAATTTTCACATTCTTTATCAGCTCCTAATCGAAGCACAAGTTCTCCGGACTTAGTTCTTGCATAAATATTCGGATCTAGGGGGAGTGTGCCTTCAGAAGCTGAAGATTCCTCAGCCATTGAACTGGCTTGAGCTGTGACACTGTCTAATGATTCAATGGCAGCAGAATAGCGTCTTTTTCTGGAAATGCAACAGTTAATGACCTGTAACTGCTGATATAAAAGACATGAATTCAGGTCTGGGATATCGTCTAGTGGAATTCCAGGAATATACTGTCCTTGATACCAAAGTCTTCTCAGCTGTAGAAGTAAAATAATAGAGTAAATACATTATGagataaaaatttcaaagaagACCAGCAGAAATTCATCtgatttgaaaattcaaataagTGGAGAAAGCAGACAAGCAAAGTCATGCAATTCAAATAAGTGGAGAAAGCAGACAAGCAAAGTCATGCATATCACAAAGTATGGAATTCTATGTTCCGAACTATTTTGGTAGGGCTAGAAGAAAGGAAATTCACAAGTTTTATCTGAATCCTCTATCCATCTGTTACTTCAACGATCTCAATTTAATATCTTATCATATTGCCAAAAATTTTTTTGCACATGTTTCCCAAAACAAACCTTcttcttggagcttgtttatcAACAAAAACTATTATTCACTTCAACTTTAATGAGGGATACAGCGGGTTTGTAGAAACTTCAGATATTTAAGATGAGTAAAATATTCTTCATCCTTGACAACAAAACGAATGTACGTGGCATGATCCAAAGCCAATACATGATAACGCAGATTCAACTTCAATTCTGTTAAGTACACTTACTTCATCAACCACCCTGGACCAAAAAGATGCCATTTTTCGCAGTGTTTTTAAGCAGCCAATTGCTTCAGAGAGCTTAACGACAAAACTTTCTACAGGAGCACCATGAATATCCTTAAGTAAAGATGCAGCTGTCTGTGCTTCCAAACCAGAAAAAGTCCTCCCCGAAAAGCTTCCTTCTGCGAGTATCTTGCAGATATTGCACCAAAAGTGAAAATCAACATAGATTATGGAGCtgaaaattattcattttagcCTTCATATCTAGACAGGCTTTCAGACAATCAAATTGTATACCTGTGTTAAGCAATGCATTTACAACAGAAATTACTTTCTCATCCGCACCAAACTCACTGGTCCACTTATCTTCCTTTTCACGTAGCACAAGTGACTTCATCGCTGAAAAACTCAAACTCGCTCTCTCTCTGATTGGTGATGAGCCTCTGGATGAGGCAAGGAGATCTTTCATGGAGTTGTAGCTTATACCAGTCCTGAAATGCAGCAAAAAACATAACTATGGCAGCTTTCAATAGTTACAGCAATAGGCTCATCACAGACATGTCAAGCATCAATGTATTTATGCAAGAATGATGAATgagaaataaacaaaaaatccaTTTCAGCCATATCTTTAAGGAGCCTACTCAAAATCCTTATCTCCAAATAGAGCTATTTGATTTTTACATCACGGGCAGCATAGATAGCCATTGACCTCAACTCTAGTTTCGAATGTCACCAGTAAGGGTAGACAAAATGTAAGCAAATAAGTTCCAGACTCTAACCAGGAAAATTCTTACTCAATTGCCACAGCCAACTGTTTCACAATGGCTGAAGATGGTATGATATCCGTGATTGCATTATTTGAACCTTCGGGTATAATTCCCTCTTCTGAACCCTGTAAGGCATCAAACTTTCCTCGATAAATGAAAAGGAGAAACTCTATACTTTATACTTCAATAAACTTTGTCATTTCAACCATGAATAGGAATGAGAACACCAAACATGGTCAGAAACTGTGATTTGAACCcacaaaacataaaacatattataatgtggcaaATTTCATATCAACAAAAAGAATAAGATAATTGATGTGATACAGAGAAATAAGGCTGTTTCAATATTACATTTCAACGAGTGGACTAAATATGACTGCATCGGACGTCAAAGTGAGCCACAAAGTAGAAAATCCCATTTGTAGTATGGACAAATGGATAAATTCAAGCTTTTGACTGATCGAACATGATAATGGTAAATGATATTAAAACGAAATGAAATGGCTCAAAATAAGAAGTACGACTTACATTGGAAGGAGAGAATTCTCTCTCACCCATAAAGTATAAATTTTCATCGAAAATGGCATATGCCATTGTTGAATTACCAGGCTTTTCAAAATCCTCAGGTCCCTTTTTGCCTATTCCTATATTTTTCAATCTCTCATGCCAGTCTTGCTTGGTTTTTATAGGCCTAGGCCTCACTCTTTGAGTCTTTGTTTCATGGAAATCCTGCAGTACAAGAATGAACAAAATATATCTAAATAATTTACCAACAAATTCAGCATCATAACATTAATAGCATTTAAAACAATCACGATATCATGAACATTCAGATTCACAGTACATAATCTTCCCCACCATTGATATAAATGAAAACTTCCACATCAGTAGAAAAACATAAATACGCATTCGCATGGATATAAGATGCTGCGGTAGAAAAggccttcaaaatattttttaaaaataactatttcACGCAGTCATACGCTCAACTAAAGGAAACTTGACAAAGAAATTCAAattcagataaaaaaaaaatcaaatcctaactCAAGTTCCATCACCTCGTTATTACAATCATCTAGACGAGGCTTAATTCAGGTGAAGAGCCTCTTCATACAATTTCATTCACCCAGTCAAACATCCTCCACAATCGAAACAGGATTCAAATCGAATCAGAGAAGAGAAACGTAATCACCTTCGGTGCATCAGCATCCTGTAGGAACACGGGCGTTGATTCTCTTGGCGCTTGCTCATCTAAATCTTCTCCGATATAATTAAAttccaataaataaataaaaaaacagtaATGAAATCCTAACTTTAGAAAATGAAGTTAGCGTGCATAAACTGACAAGTATCGGACCATAGTGTGCGCGCGTGCGTACCTCGATGGGTGATGGAATCGGGTTTCTTAATATCCGTGAAAACTTTCTCCGCTTTAGCGGCCGCAGAATGAATGGCTGTCCTGGCTCTGGACACGAATGATCCCTCCATTGCCCACGTGCTCAAGCAGGAATCAACGAAATCGACGCCATGTTCGTGGAATGCGGAACAGAGATTGGAGGGAATTCAGAAAATCAACGATCTAGTGAAGGTGCTGACTGAATTGGACCATGGTTCGACTTTGAGGGTAAATGAAAATCAATCGGGGATGAATGAATCCACAAATTATagaacaaaaattaattaagactTTTATATAAGTGAAATTTTTGCTTTAATTTTTGTAtagttttaaaaagtaaaattgtattcaaatttgatttttaaaaattctataaaaatttataagtaTTCAAAATATTGTTTATAATGACTCTAAAATACCGAtagattttttatgatttcatGGAATTATattaagtacaaaaatgaaagtATAAGATacaattataaaatatcaacaaaaaaaaaatttaattcaacTTAAAGATTTAGACggatatttaattaagaaatctcttactatatatatgaatgtgTGATTGAtacataattttaaaagtttatcaacaaatatataagaataactataataaactaaatatttaaaattttataaaattacacgaattaaatatatttaacatatttattatttatttttaggtATAAATAATTGTcttgtttaattttttgttagatATATTGTcaaaaagaaaattgatatatttttcatataaattttttttaatgaatcaatttattttaagttttattatttattaatattgaaaattatatatatatatataacaaataatatattgaattgAATTGAATAACTAAATTTAATCATAACAAATTTAATAATGACATATTTATTGTCTTTTAAattaaagtaataattttaaaatatatatctaacAAACCGAAACGTAActtgtaattaatattttttcctttgtATCGTGATACACAAATGCCGAAGTAATATAGGGATTAGCTGTTGTACGGTGACATGGGCTACGAAATCACTGAAAACTATGTCGACGAAGCTCCGAGCATTTTCCCAAGTCCACAGCAAGCTGATTTTATCTCCTTTAAATCCTGTAAACCAATATACGTATAATTGCAATCTTTTGAACATATTACAATTTATGGATTTAAAGAAATAGTGATCGCCTAATAGTTTTTTGTCCAGCTCATTATGAAATTCTATTCTTGATTAAATGTTAACTTTATGATTGTGTTTCAGCTCATTTGGATCATTAAATAGTTCATAAGATAGCAGAAAGAAGTTAAACCGGACAGTCGAAAGTTTGTACCATAAACTGATGGATTGTGAATGAAGTTGAGAAAGACGGTGTATGTATCAAAGTAGGAGAAGTGAAAATCATTGAGCTCTAGCTTTAACTGCTGCAACATCTGTGTGAACTCCTGATTGTACTCGTTGGACCAGAAATTTGCTTGTTCATTGCACTCATCGATCTTATTCTCGAGTGATCTTTGCTACCCCATGAACAAGAACTTGCGAGCGCCTAGGACGTGTAGCCCTTAAATACAAAGAGGACAGAGCAGCATGTGTTGCATTAGTAGCTTGCAATGGCCAAGAATGTCATTGCTAGCTATTACAACTGGAAATAGAGATTTTGGCAAGTGTTCCTCGGCAGCAATCGATCCCAGTTCTTGCACCAGTCTTCCGCAGGCGGTGGAAAAGTGGGTCACCTGCTTTGCTAATGAGATTGTTTActcataatataaataaaattagattAACAATAACAAGCGGGGATAGCTCAGTTGGGAGAGCGTCAGACTGAAGATCTGAAGGTCACGTGTTCGATCCACGTTCACCGCAATTTGGTAATGTTTTActtatacatattttaattttttattgtgtTCATAATTATTTTCTTGAGAAGTTTTCGTACTTTTAATATTTGACAAATTTGATTTAACATAAAGTATTTGTAATCCAAAAaactctaaaaattatttttttcagaattttcactttaattatttttattcgtataatattttattttgatttaaagTATGAATATTCAATggtttttctattattttaatctgattttttatcataataatttagattaaatattatttaatatgtgacaaatttgatttaaaattagtaccaaatttaattgcattttaattacttttattttattaatatttttatttcaattttaaaatatgaaattattatttttattatatataatttaattgacACTATTATcacacaaataaaaataattagggtgtaataaattttttagaatACTAAAGTTTctgtttaatttaaaaaattacgaatgaaaacatttaaaattataatttgtatgattaatattaataaaaaggTAAATTTGGAATGTTGTAGTGATTTTTgaattatagattttttttattacttttaaaAATTGAGAGGTTAATATGTTAGATATGTAAAAATGTTAAGGGGGTATTGTTattctcatatttatttgaGGTTTTTCGCAGTTGTCAAGGGAACATAATTAACCATGTTAAATAAAGAGAAACTTGAATTTTGGATCCGTATATAACCAAATTTTAATCttaattatttatctttttaaaaaatttttttttaatgcagcAATTTAGTCATTTTCCCTGCACAAAAAAATGTGGCATTGACATGTATGAAACGTCGCATCGCTAATCAGaataaaaatgactaaaatttaaaaaataatttgaaagatatcgaaatttgataacataaaaaaaattgtacaataCTATACTGTAAGGCTACGTTTGgttggaaaataaaataatgaaatgattaagaaagaaatgataaaaagaatgatTGAAGTAGAtaaggataaaataatattatgtttggtatgatttttaaaaatgggATAAATAATAATCTGACAAAATTGCCTTTCCAGTTTTGTGGCGGTGGTCGACGCCGGCGGCGGCGGTCCGGCTATCGGCCGACAGTCGACCGACAGGCGGAGGAGGGGatcggcggcggcggcggcggctaTGGTCGGCGACGGCAGCGACAGCGGCGGTGGTCCGGCTATCGGCCGGCGGTCGGCCAACAGGAGGAGGGGGTGGTCGGCGGCAGCGACGGCAGCAGCAGTCGACGGCGGCGGGGGTCGAAGGTAGGCGACTGTCGACGGTCGGCAGCGGCGGTGGTCAGAGGTCTGCGACGGTCGGTGGTCGGCCGGCGGTTGGTGTAGGGAAGTGCtggtgagtttgaatttaggagaatagtaaaattgaaaaaatatgatgGATTAAGAATGAGATTAATAAT harbors:
- the LOC140964370 gene encoding uncharacterized protein isoform X2 → MEGSFVSRARTAIHSAAAKAEKVFTDIKKPDSITHRDEQAPRESTPVFLQDADAPKDFHETKTQRVRPRPIKTKQDWHERLKNIGIGKKGPEDFEKPGNSTMAYAIFDENLYFMGEREFSPSNGSEEGIIPEGSNNAITDIIPSSAIVKQLAVAIETGISYNSMKDLLASSRGSSPIRERASLSFSAMKSLVLREKEDKWTSEFGADEKVISVVNALLNTEGSFSGRTFSGLEAQTAASLLKDIHGAPVESFVVKLSEAIGCLKTLRKMASFWSRVVDELRRLWYQGQYIPGIPLDDIPDLNSCLLYQQLQVINCCISRKRRYSAAIESLDSVTAQASSMAEESSASEGTLPLDPNIYARTKSGELVLRLGADKECENLTMLETGESVYSPVMQEPPLLTEDLIKETEEFVLRTGSLGAGCSQLLSDMQAFKAANPGCILEDFVRWHSPPDWMENYSSSDLIDTPGCGDVLSVKGQLSQRMQKEGNLWRELWETSKPVPAVRQSPLYDEDLAVEGILNYLDDVSPSEIFKQLFIAVLGSGLVIAEATLSTSPSLSNLFNECKKYLVATCQGKLWVEKLDDISQVYETMETMLLNQDEVIKITNLPEETAAGDLRNRFKKLGLIFGGKSRSSSKTPSKNNEEKNPLLQPFSIFSKKPPKPSASSSVDNHETIV
- the LOC140964370 gene encoding uncharacterized protein isoform X1; translation: MEGSFVSRARTAIHSAAAKAEKVFTDIKKPDSITHRDLDEQAPRESTPVFLQDADAPKDFHETKTQRVRPRPIKTKQDWHERLKNIGIGKKGPEDFEKPGNSTMAYAIFDENLYFMGEREFSPSNGSEEGIIPEGSNNAITDIIPSSAIVKQLAVAIETGISYNSMKDLLASSRGSSPIRERASLSFSAMKSLVLREKEDKWTSEFGADEKVISVVNALLNTEGSFSGRTFSGLEAQTAASLLKDIHGAPVESFVVKLSEAIGCLKTLRKMASFWSRVVDELRRLWYQGQYIPGIPLDDIPDLNSCLLYQQLQVINCCISRKRRYSAAIESLDSVTAQASSMAEESSASEGTLPLDPNIYARTKSGELVLRLGADKECENLTMLETGESVYSPVMQEPPLLTEDLIKETEEFVLRTGSLGAGCSQLLSDMQAFKAANPGCILEDFVRWHSPPDWMENYSSSDLIDTPGCGDVLSVKGQLSQRMQKEGNLWRELWETSKPVPAVRQSPLYDEDLAVEGILNYLDDVSPSEIFKQLFIAVLGSGLVIAEATLSTSPSLSNLFNECKKYLVATCQGKLWVEKLDDISQVYETMETMLLNQDEVIKITNLPEETAAGDLRNRFKKLGLIFGGKSRSSSKTPSKNNEEKNPLLQPFSIFSKKPPKPSASSSVDNHETIV